The following proteins are co-located in the Triticum aestivum cultivar Chinese Spring chromosome 1A, IWGSC CS RefSeq v2.1, whole genome shotgun sequence genome:
- the LOC123051953 gene encoding haloacid dehalogenase-like hydrolase domain-containing protein Sgpp, which produces MYAFARGSQPHVCPVSSPPTVHHSTASLPRSPRIASARFSRYRNHTARAYRRGTGAPDMSAAGDRDLRELAPLEAILFDIDGTLCDSDPFHFLAFRELLQEVGFNNGVPITEEFYSANISGWHNDALAGALFPELDHAKGMEFMDRKEALFRKLAAGELKGLAGLQELCTWIEGRNLKRAAVTNAPRANAELVLSLLGLTSFFPVLVIGSECERAKPSPDPYLKALDLIGASPDYTFIFEDSASGIRAGVAAGVAVVGLTTGNPEKVLRDAGASLLIGDFRDPKLMAMLQELDPAAADKQG; this is translated from the exons ATGTACGCCTTCGCGCGCGGTTCGCAGCCACACGTCTGCCCCGTCTCCTCCCCTCCTACAGTCCACCACTCTACTGCATCGCTACCACGCTCACCTCGCATCGCCAGCGCCCGTTTCAGCAGATACAGGAACCACACCGCGCGCGCCTACCGGCGGGGCACCGGAGCGCCGGACATGTCGGCCGCCGGCGACAG GGATCTGCGGGAGCTGGCGCCGCTGGAGGCCATCCTGTTCGACATCGACGGCACCCTCTGCGACTCGGATCCCTTCCACTTCCTCGCCTTCCGCGAGCTGCTGCAGGAG GTTGGTTTCAACAATGGAGTCCCCATCACCGAGGAGTTCTACAGCGCCAACATCAGCGGGTGGCACAACGACGCCCTCGCCGGCGCTCTGTTCCCGGAGCTCGACCACGCCAAGGGCATGGAGTTCATGGATCGCAAGGAAGCCCTGTTCAGAAA GTTGGCAGCAGGAGAGCTCAAGGGACTGGCGGGATTGCAGGAACTGTGCACATGGATCGAAGGCCGCAACCTGAAGCGGGCGGCGGTGACGAACGCGCCGAGGGCGAACGCGGAGCTCGTGCTGTCGCTCCTCGGCCTCACCAGCTTCTTCCCGGTGCTCGTCATCGGGAGCGAGTGCGAGCGGGCCAAGCCGTCCCCGGACCCGTACCTCAAGGCCCTCGACCTCATCGGCGCGTCGCCCGATTACACGTTCATCTTCGAG GATTCCGCGTCCGGGATCCgggccggcgtcgccgccggcgTGGCCGTGGTGGGCCTGACCACCGGGAACCCGGAGAAGGTGCTGAGGGACGCGGGGGCGAGCCTGCTGATCGGGGATTTCCGGGACCCGAAGCTGATGGCCATGCTTCAGGAGCTAGACCCTGCAGCTGCAGATAAGCAAGGCTGA